The genomic region AAATGGATATCATGTTCAAAAAGAACATTTTTTTGATACGATTTTGGTAAATGCGGGCGGCAAAATTAATGATATTAAGCTTGAGGCTCACAAGAAACACATTAATTTTAGATATTATGATCACAGGCGTATTGTGATCGCCTTGAATGAAACAACAAATGCACAAGATTTAGTTGATATTCTATCCGTTTTTGGTATTAAAGCTGATTTAGATCAGATTGATTTTGCGCTTCCTTCTATTTTTGATGAGGCGTTGAGACGTAAAACTACGTATTTAACACATTCTGTTTTTCAGTTATATCATTCTGAAACAGAATTTATGCGCTATATCAAGTACTTGGAAGACAAAGACCTTGCGCTTAATCGTGCGATGATCCCTTTGGGGTCATGTACAATGAAACTTAATTCTGCAACTGAGTTGACGCCAATCACCTTCAAAGGCTTTGCGCATATTCATCCTTTTGCACCGTTAGATCAAACCAAAGGGTATCAAGCGTTATGCCGAGATCTTGAATCATATTTGGCTAAAATAACTGGTTTTGATGCTGTGTCACTTCAGCCTAATGCGGGGTCTCAAGGTGAGTTCGCAGGGTTGCTTGCCATTCAGCATTACCATCAATCACGTCATGAAGGGCATCGTCATATTTGTCTTATTCCAGCATCAGCGCATGGAACGAATCCAGCGAGTGCCAAAATGGTGGGCTATGATATTATACAAGTGCCCTGTGATTCAAATGGTAATGTGGATATATTAAGCCTTAAAAATTTAGCGCACCAATATGCAAAAGATCTTGCTGCTTTTATGATTACCTATCCTTCAACTCATGGTGTTTTTGAAGGTCAAATTCGTAAAATGATTGATATCATTCATGAAAATGGTGGCCAAGTCTATATTGATGGCGCGAATTTAAATGCACTTGTGGGTATTGCAAAATTTGGTGAATTAGGGGGCGACGTTTGTCATATTAATTTGCATAAAACTTTTTGTATTCCACATGGGGGCGGTGGACCCGGTATGGGGCCTATAGCCGTTAAAACACATCTGAAACCTTTTTTGCCTCAAATGGATTTAAGCGAAAATGCGCATATGGTGTCGTCAGCCTTTTATGGCAGTGCGCTTATATTACCTATTTCCTGGGCCTATATTCGATTAATGGGATCTAAAGGTTTAAAATTTGCGACACAAGTGGCGCTTTTAAATGCAAATTATATTGCGCAAAAGTTGAGTCCTTATTACCCCATTTTGTATACGGGCCTTAATAATCGCGTTGCACATGAATGTATCCTTGATTTAAGGCCCTTGCGTGATAAAACGGGTATTAGCGTAGACGATATTGCCAAAAGATTGGTTGATTATGGGTTCCATGCCCCAACGGTGTCATTTCCTGTCGCAGGCACCTTGATGATAGAGCCGACTGAAAGTGAAAGCAAAGTTGAAATTGATCGTTTTATAGAAGCAATGATTTTAATTCATGCAGAAATTCAAGATGTATTGGATGGAAAATCAGATCCTGAAAATAATCCTCTTAAAAGGGCACCACATATCATTCAAGATTTAATGAGTGATTGGGATAGACCCTATAGTAAAGAAAAAGCATTTTTCCCAAGTGCTTCTGTTAAAGAGCGTAAATATTGGTCGCCTGTGGGTCGTGTGAATCATGATTATGGGGATCGTAATTTATGCTGCGGATGTTCGTAAAAAATTAATAATTGAGGGCCACTTAGTGAAATATAAATGGCCCGATAGGTGTCATATGGGTTTTTAATCGGTGATCATATTATTATTGATGATGATGTTATTTTCTTTATTAGTTTCTTTAAAAATATCAAGTTGTTCCAAAAGAAGTGCTAGTGAAAGTTTTATAGCATTTTTCTTTTGTTGATCATCTAATAAAAGCATTTCTAAATCAAAATTATTTTGATTAATATTTTTTAAATGTAATTGTTCTTTTACGGCATTGTTTATTATGGTCCAAATAATATTGATGCCTGTTTCAGGATGAATGATGCTTAATTTATTTTCTTTAATTATTGATTCTAAGTGATCAATAATTGTATCAGGTGTAAATTGCTCATAAAAAAGATCTAATATTTTTTGTAATGATTGTGAGGTAACATTTGAATTTATTTCACTGCTGTTTAAATCAAAATCAGGTGATTTTGTAGTATCATGTAATCCAATAATACCACCTATAAGTCCTTCAATATAGGCAATATCATGAGGACATTCCGCATAACTTTTGCCACTTAAATTTTCAGCAATGGCATTGATACATTGACGTTTAATTGTAATTAATTCTTTCATAAGAATTTGTTTAAGATTTAACCAAGTAAGATCTACATCTTTATCAATCCTGGTATGTTTAAATGTTTCATGAATTGCATTATCAAGCGTACTTGTTTCTGCAAGTTCAATTAAATTCAAAAGACCTATAACCCACCCATTTTCAATATATCCATTTAATAATGCGCGTAATTTTTGACCATTTTCATTGTTAAAATTATTCAGCAGATTAATAAAATTATTGTTATTAAAAAATTGATGTATTTTATCTTGAAGTTTTAAAAGATCATCACGTCCTTCAACATCTTTTTTAGTTAGTTTTTGAATGAGTGCTTCAATCATATCAGCAGATAATTGATCACCAAACTTATTAGCAGGTAAATAAATCTTGTGCGCTTTACATAAATGATCAAGATTTTGATAAAATTCTTGTGGTTTTGATAATGTTATTAAGATATGCAATGCTTTTTTTAAAGTATTGCCTAAGATAATGCGATCATCAGGATTATTAGGATTATAATGTTGTTCAAGATTAGCAATGGATCCTAGTAATGCTTTTAGGCGTTGCGCATTATCTGTTTTAATATCTGTGAAATGTCTTCGAAATATATGTTCTTGTGTTAACATGTTTGAAATGAGTGTGGAAAGTTGTTTTCTGGATTGTTGATATGAAGATTGCACGTCATGATCATTTATATATGGATTTTTGGTTTCTTGAAGTCGTATTAACCATGTCGTGATGGTTTTAAGGTCTGACATGAATAACGGCTTTGATTCGATTAAATAATGATCCCAGATAGCTTGATTTTTACCTTTAACACATTGATCCATATCATGCATTAGATAGGCAAGTTTTTTTAAACCATCTTCTTTTTCCATCGTTTTAAATTTTTTAACCATAGCTTGAATCATCATTGATTCTTCCGAAAAGGGTGCTTTGAAATATTTTTTAAAGTCGTCACTATTGCGTATGTCTTTTAAATCTTCGGTAGGATTCTTTCCTAAGGTTGCATCAACATCTTCAAGAGTTGCTAGTGCTTGTTCATTGAGTGGTAAATAAGAAAGCGCTTTTTCGTTGATTGTGAAATCTAATAGTCTTTCTTGATCTTGATTTAGTTTTAAGGAAATTCCAATTGGGTTATGTTTATAATTTTCTTTCAGTTTTGATAATAAATTGAGATAATCGCTTATAGAATCTAGTCTTTCATCTGATTCAGTATTATTGATTTTGTTGTATAATGATAATAATTCTTGTACATGGGAATTATGTTCGCTGTATTTTTCAACAATTTCATCAATATGATAATAAAGTATATCGACGAATTCATCTGATGAGATGAGTTGATTGTATGCTTCACGAAAAGTGTCACCAAATAAAATATAAGCATTTAATTTAAAACATAGTAATTTTTCAGATTCTTCTTCATTTGTGGATTGTTCTTCAAGAAATCTTTTTTTAAATAGGTTTTCTAATGTTGATTGACAATCTACATCTGTATGATAACCTAACAGTAATAAATCTAATATTTCATTAATCTGCTGTTTAGTTAATTCTTTTTTTGAAAGATTTAATAAATTTTCTTTGATATTTTTATAATTTTTTTCTTTGCTTTTAGTATTTTCTAATAAGATATTGAATATTTTTAGTTTAATATTTTCTGATTTTGTAGTTTTAATGATAATCCAAAAAATGAATTCAATGATGTTTCTTTCTTCATCATTAAATTGGGTATCAAAAAATCGTTG from Alphaproteobacteria bacterium harbors:
- the gcvP gene encoding aminomethyl-transferring glycine dehydrogenase yields the protein MPSLKEALNHHAVETASQAISDPHEFLYRHIGPRPDDIQLMLKEFGVNSLDDFMRDTVPNSIVDDQDLLLPPTLNEYEVLEALDKKARQNDIFKSYIGMGFHDCLIPPVTRRLILENPSWYTAYTPYQAEISQGRLEMLLNFQQMIMDLTGFEIANASLLDEASACAESMTFLKRISTNDSLDFLIDEHVHPQNIAVLQTRAKPLGINITIGKASYEIEKKDFFGVLLQYPTTLGEIIDYRAFISKAHERNTLVAMSCDLLALTILTPPAELGADVAIGTTQRFGMPLGFGGPHAAYFATKDAYKRNIPGRLIGVSVDTHGNKALRMALQTREQHIRREKATSNVCTAQALPAIMASAYAIYMGPQGLKNLALQLHAYAQFLATTLTENGYHVQKEHFFDTILVNAGGKINDIKLEAHKKHINFRYYDHRRIVIALNETTNAQDLVDILSVFGIKADLDQIDFALPSIFDEALRRKTTYLTHSVFQLYHSETEFMRYIKYLEDKDLALNRAMIPLGSCTMKLNSATELTPITFKGFAHIHPFAPLDQTKGYQALCRDLESYLAKITGFDAVSLQPNAGSQGEFAGLLAIQHYHQSRHEGHRHICLIPASAHGTNPASAKMVGYDIIQVPCDSNGNVDILSLKNLAHQYAKDLAAFMITYPSTHGVFEGQIRKMIDIIHENGGQVYIDGANLNALVGIAKFGELGGDVCHINLHKTFCIPHGGGGPGMGPIAVKTHLKPFLPQMDLSENAHMVSSAFYGSALILPISWAYIRLMGSKGLKFATQVALLNANYIAQKLSPYYPILYTGLNNRVAHECILDLRPLRDKTGISVDDIAKRLVDYGFHAPTVSFPVAGTLMIEPTESESKVEIDRFIEAMILIHAEIQDVLDGKSDPENNPLKRAPHIIQDLMSDWDRPYSKEKAFFPSASVKERKYWSPVGRVNHDYGDRNLCCGCS